A stretch of the Janthinobacterium sp. B9-8 genome encodes the following:
- a CDS encoding sialidase family protein, with protein sequence MTLKGTSLLFGLGAACLLAANYRSSPTETRFTLAKPAHTAASNPQMEMQRLRAPVPAAHSASIIALTNGERIAFWFGGSREGATDVSVWASRYQNGQWIKPWIVATPAQSSKDQLRYIKKVGNPVPVLDSQGRLQLFYVSVSMGGWATSTLNRMVSTDDGHSWGPASKIITSPFFNLSTLVRTHAVQLEDGGFLLPAYHELARKFGELLQFDKDGKLVRKIRMNAEGENLQPGVIAYSATDAFALLRNSGPSRQLLLQQTHDGGASWTPIQNLNVKNPDSAIAVERMPDGRLIMAHNPRTDGRSELALSVSKDGKNWEKIKVIEDTRGMEFSYPTLLVNDEIMDLVYTWERSEIRHVRFNRAWLDGAKP encoded by the coding sequence ATGACGCTAAAAGGGACTTCCCTGCTATTTGGCTTGGGCGCAGCATGTTTACTGGCTGCCAATTACCGAAGTAGCCCAACGGAAACACGCTTTACGCTGGCTAAGCCTGCACATACTGCCGCCAGCAACCCACAAATGGAGATGCAACGCTTACGTGCGCCCGTGCCTGCTGCGCATAGCGCCAGCATCATTGCATTGACTAATGGTGAGCGTATCGCCTTTTGGTTTGGCGGCAGCCGTGAAGGCGCCACAGACGTCAGCGTTTGGGCTTCGCGCTATCAGAACGGCCAGTGGATCAAGCCTTGGATTGTGGCAACGCCAGCACAAAGCTCCAAAGATCAGCTGCGCTATATTAAAAAAGTAGGCAACCCGGTGCCCGTGCTTGATAGTCAGGGCCGCTTGCAGCTGTTTTATGTGTCGGTATCAATGGGGGGCTGGGCCACCAGTACGCTCAATCGTATGGTCTCGACCGATGACGGCCACAGCTGGGGCCCTGCCAGCAAAATCATCACCAGCCCCTTCTTTAATTTATCCACACTGGTTCGCACCCATGCTGTTCAGCTGGAAGATGGTGGGTTCTTGCTGCCTGCATACCACGAGCTGGCCCGCAAATTTGGCGAGCTGCTGCAATTTGATAAAGACGGCAAGCTGGTCCGCAAAATCCGCATGAATGCCGAAGGTGAAAACCTGCAGCCGGGTGTTATCGCCTACAGCGCCACCGATGCCTTTGCCCTGCTCAGAAATAGCGGACCGTCCCGCCAGTTGCTATTGCAGCAAACGCATGATGGGGGCGCCAGCTGGACACCCATTCAAAATCTGAATGTAAAAAACCCCGATTCAGCGATTGCGGTAGAACGTATGCCGGACGGCAGGCTGATTATGGCGCATAACCCACGCACAGATGGCCGTAGCGAATTAGCGCTCAGCGTATCTAAAGACGGTAAGAATTGGGAAAAAATAAAAGTGATCGAAGATACCCGAGGCATGGAATTTTCCTACCCCACTCTACTGGTGAACGACGAAATCATGGATCTGGTCTACACATGGGAGCGCTCTGAAATCCGCCATGTGCGCTTTAACCGTGCTTGGCTAGATGGAGCAAAACCATGA
- a CDS encoding class I SAM-dependent methyltransferase, whose product MIGLLQAGASPEICEEVAALGLPLWSELPAGAAHYLCWQNERLELVTLGEKGTVAVDFVGGAAAHRRQFGGGRGQPVAKAVGIKGEYVPRILDATAGLGRDAFVLASLGCEVTLIERSPVAVALLLDGLRRAQADAAIGKIVGRMRLVFGDGHQELAKLLAGQAFTYLFNPPLAAPEFDVVFLDPMFPDPTKRAKSKKEMAAFQTVIGDDPDANELLQPARQIAKKRVIVKRPRIAPLMAGVKPDFVFGGESTRFDGYLPLSR is encoded by the coding sequence ATGATCGGCCTGTTGCAAGCAGGGGCTAGCCCTGAAATATGTGAGGAAGTCGCTGCTTTGGGCTTGCCGCTTTGGAGCGAGTTGCCAGCGGGCGCTGCCCATTATCTTTGCTGGCAAAATGAGCGGCTAGAGCTGGTGACGCTCGGCGAAAAAGGCACGGTTGCAGTCGATTTTGTAGGCGGAGCCGCCGCGCATCGCCGGCAATTTGGCGGAGGCCGTGGCCAGCCGGTGGCCAAAGCGGTGGGGATTAAAGGCGAGTATGTACCTAGGATCCTCGATGCCACAGCGGGTCTTGGCCGGGATGCTTTTGTTTTGGCTTCTTTAGGCTGCGAAGTCACGCTGATCGAGCGCTCACCTGTGGCCGTGGCCCTGCTACTAGATGGCTTGCGCCGCGCACAGGCCGATGCTGCTATTGGCAAGATCGTGGGCAGAATGCGTTTAGTGTTTGGCGATGGGCATCAGGAGCTGGCTAAATTGCTGGCAGGGCAGGCGTTTACCTATTTATTTAACCCTCCGCTGGCCGCGCCCGAATTTGATGTAGTGTTTTTAGACCCGATGTTTCCAGATCCAACAAAACGCGCCAAATCTAAAAAAGAAATGGCCGCGTTTCAAACCGTGATTGGCGATGATCCGGATGCCAACGAGCTGCTGCAGCCCGCAAGGCAAATCGCCAAAAAACGCGTGATTGTTAAGCGCCCCCGCATTGCACCGCTGATGGCTGGGGTGAAGCCTGATTTTGTATTTGGCGGGGAAAGCACGCGC
- a CDS encoding zinc-dependent peptidase, with product MFNFLRQRTRRRYLASQPVQDVLWQKMLLLPLLRGLNEADLALLKDHAAWFLHTKTITPVHGLEIDDELRLLIAVQATLPILNLGFDAYDDWQEVVLYPGRFISRDLYTDAIGLVHQEMRVLSGQARHQGAVLLSMMDVIEAPYHPSSNVVIHEMAHKLDMRSGSANGCPPLHQGMNYARWKKVFSKAFQAISRQAAMGETGTIDLYAAENPAECLAVCSETFFAAPHLLRESYPDVYQQLSLFYRQDPAARRPQYQYRPVFMMRGWV from the coding sequence ATGTTTAATTTTTTGCGCCAGCGTACTCGGCGGCGTTATCTGGCCAGCCAGCCCGTGCAAGATGTGCTGTGGCAAAAGATGCTGCTCTTGCCTTTATTGCGTGGCTTAAATGAGGCTGATCTGGCCCTGCTGAAGGATCATGCCGCATGGTTTTTGCATACCAAGACCATCACGCCAGTGCATGGCTTAGAGATCGATGATGAGCTGCGCCTATTGATTGCGGTGCAGGCCACGCTGCCTATTCTTAATCTGGGCTTTGATGCTTATGATGATTGGCAGGAGGTGGTGCTGTATCCGGGGCGCTTTATCAGCCGTGATCTGTATACCGATGCAATCGGCCTTGTGCATCAGGAAATGCGTGTTTTATCCGGGCAGGCGCGGCATCAGGGAGCAGTTTTGCTATCGATGATGGATGTGATTGAAGCGCCTTATCACCCCAGCAGCAATGTGGTGATACACGAAATGGCACATAAGCTGGATATGCGTTCCGGCAGCGCCAATGGCTGCCCGCCGCTGCATCAGGGCATGAACTATGCACGCTGGAAAAAAGTCTTTTCTAAGGCGTTTCAGGCCATCAGCCGGCAGGCCGCGATGGGTGAAACTGGCACAATTGATCTCTATGCGGCAGAAAATCCGGCAGAATGTCTGGCTGTGTGTAGCGAAACGTTCTTCGCTGCCCCCCATTTATTGCGTGAGAGTTATCCCGACGTGTATCAACAACTGAGTTTGTTTTATCGACAAGACCCCGCTGCGCGTAGACCGCAGTATCAATACAGACCCGTGTTTATGATGAGGGGCTGGGTATGA